The Thiohalophilus sp. genome has a window encoding:
- a CDS encoding hydrolase 1, exosortase A system-associated produces MNERAVIFPIGNDRLLGIIHEGAPRATRGVLIVVGGPQYRVGSHRQFLLLARHLAAAGVPVLRFDYRGMGDSEGEPRDFEGAGDDLLAAVDTFQTEVPGVREVVIWGLCDAVSIALMTAWREPRIRGLVLLNPWVRTEEGLARAYLKTYYLQRLLSRDFWGKLLRGRLNPVASLRSLLAMGRRALGRSAAKAGPPAADSALPEGPLPERMAAGWRRFDGPILLILSGDDLTAAEFRETAASEPAWQGLLDEPRVTRRELPEANHTFSRQAWRDQVAQWTLEWVRTSKEQPTRRVTRVNQVTCE; encoded by the coding sequence ATGAACGAGCGGGCGGTCATTTTTCCAATCGGCAACGACAGGTTGCTGGGTATCATCCACGAGGGCGCCCCGCGGGCCACCCGTGGGGTGCTGATCGTGGTTGGTGGACCGCAATACCGGGTCGGCAGCCATCGCCAGTTTCTGTTGCTGGCCCGGCATCTGGCGGCGGCGGGAGTGCCGGTGTTGCGGTTTGACTATCGCGGCATGGGCGATTCGGAAGGCGAGCCACGGGACTTCGAGGGCGCGGGCGACGACCTTCTCGCCGCCGTGGACACCTTCCAGACCGAGGTGCCGGGGGTGCGCGAGGTAGTGATCTGGGGCCTGTGCGATGCGGTTTCCATTGCGCTGATGACGGCCTGGCGGGAGCCGCGGATCCGGGGACTGGTGCTGCTCAATCCCTGGGTGCGGACCGAGGAGGGGCTGGCCCGGGCCTACCTGAAAACCTATTACCTGCAGCGCCTGCTCAGCCGGGACTTCTGGGGCAAGCTGTTGCGCGGCCGGCTCAACCCGGTGGCCTCACTGCGTTCCCTGCTGGCCATGGGCCGCCGGGCGTTGGGGCGAAGCGCCGCGAAGGCCGGTCCGCCCGCCGCCGATTCCGCCCTGCCCGAAGGCCCCCTCCCCGAACGCATGGCCGCCGGCTGGCGGCGGTTCGACGGCCCGATATTGCTGATCCTCAGCGGTGACGATCTTACCGCCGCCGAATTCCGCGAGACCGCTGCCAGCGAACCGGCCTGGCAGGGACTGCTGGACGAGCCGCGGGTCACCCGGCGTGAATTGCCGGAAGCCAATCATACCTTCTCCCGCCAGGCGTGGCGGGATCAGGTGGCGCAATGGACACTGGAATGGGTTCGGACAAGTAAAGAACAACCAACCAGGCGCGTTACCCGGGTGAATCAGGTTACCTGTGAGTAA
- a CDS encoding glycosyltransferase family 2 protein, protein MSTPDIAVIIPFYQRETGLLTQCVRSILEQPGEVNFQIVVVDDESPIPADQELAPFLPDAADRLRIIRQPNAGPGAARNTGLDNVPPGTPYVTFLDSDDQWTGPFLSDAVVALAQGYDLFMGNSTRINSETSRFEWDKNSALNIHPEEHLSIDPERRIYEYQGDFFDLLIRRSNIIGPTTMAYRFDRFPAVRFDPTIYNGQDRLFKLTLGQRFRRVAFSPKLYAFEGEGINIFDKSQWGMPGSIRLLSSYIRLSKTILKNIELNQSQKEYVKKQLVESRYSFALSIPHLLKKKEVIDWKRVAKTLLEDPAR, encoded by the coding sequence TTGTCCACGCCCGACATTGCGGTGATTATTCCGTTCTATCAGCGGGAAACCGGGTTGTTGACCCAGTGTGTGCGTTCCATTCTGGAACAACCGGGGGAGGTGAACTTTCAGATCGTAGTGGTCGATGATGAATCCCCGATCCCGGCGGATCAGGAGCTTGCACCGTTTCTCCCCGATGCCGCTGATCGCCTGAGAATTATTCGCCAGCCAAACGCCGGTCCCGGTGCGGCGCGCAATACCGGCCTGGATAACGTGCCGCCCGGTACCCCGTATGTCACTTTTCTCGATTCGGATGATCAATGGACAGGACCCTTTCTGAGTGACGCCGTTGTTGCGCTGGCGCAGGGCTACGATCTGTTCATGGGCAATAGCACACGGATTAATAGTGAGACCAGCCGTTTTGAATGGGATAAAAATTCTGCCCTGAACATTCATCCGGAGGAACACCTATCCATTGATCCTGAACGGCGGATTTATGAATACCAGGGTGATTTTTTTGATTTATTGATCCGGCGCAGCAATATTATCGGGCCGACCACCATGGCCTATCGTTTCGATCGATTTCCGGCGGTGCGTTTTGATCCGACTATCTACAATGGCCAGGATCGACTGTTTAAATTGACCCTGGGTCAGAGATTTCGGCGCGTGGCCTTCTCGCCAAAGCTCTATGCGTTTGAGGGCGAAGGCATCAACATCTTTGATAAATCACAATGGGGTATGCCAGGCTCTATCAGGCTCTTGTCGAGCTATATACGGCTGTCTAAAACCATTCTAAAAAATATTGAACTGAATCAGTCACAAAAAGAATATGTTAAAAAACAGCTTGTAGAATCAAGGTATAGTTTTGCTCTGAGCATACCGCACCTGCTTAAAAAAAAGGAAGTTATAGATTGGAAGAGAGTGGCTAAAACTTTATTGGAAGATCCGGCGAGATAA